A portion of the Deltaproteobacteria bacterium HGW-Deltaproteobacteria-18 genome contains these proteins:
- a CDS encoding glycerophosphodiester phosphodiesterase: protein MIFPLPRIWAHRGARSAAPENTMAAARAALAQGAFGWELDVHITLDGEIIVTHDHGLRRVTDIALRPDMPVRARHVVNRLTLAQIRSLDAGSWFVRRDPFGTVARGEIAAGQLASFAGESIPTLAEALDWTRESGLAVNVEIKDMLGGDDDGLVREVVRLIRASGIAQRVLVSSFRQNSLELFRKLCPEVPVGLLLDEKAMAASTQEIVARLQSLGAEAVNPSIKGLYPGRIAAFREAGFEVNVYTVNREEDMHRLAREGAAGIITDFPARALAVLEAFRQEMK, encoded by the coding sequence ATGATCTTCCCCCTGCCCAGGATCTGGGCGCATCGCGGAGCTCGCAGCGCGGCTCCCGAGAACACCATGGCCGCGGCCCGTGCCGCTCTGGCCCAGGGTGCGTTTGGCTGGGAACTGGACGTGCACATCACCCTTGATGGTGAAATCATCGTCACCCATGATCACGGCCTGCGCCGTGTGACGGATATTGCTCTTCGGCCGGACATGCCCGTGCGGGCGCGGCACGTGGTGAACCGCCTGACCCTGGCCCAGATTCGCTCCCTTGATGCCGGGAGCTGGTTCGTCCGGCGCGATCCCTTTGGCACTGTGGCGCGCGGAGAGATTGCGGCAGGGCAGTTGGCCTCCTTTGCCGGAGAATCCATCCCCACCCTGGCCGAGGCCCTGGACTGGACCCGTGAGAGTGGCCTGGCCGTGAACGTCGAAATCAAGGACATGCTCGGCGGTGATGATGACGGGCTGGTGCGCGAGGTTGTTCGACTGATCCGCGCATCGGGGATCGCGCAGCGGGTGCTGGTCTCCTCGTTCCGGCAGAATTCCTTGGAATTGTTCCGCAAACTGTGTCCGGAAGTGCCCGTGGGGCTGCTCCTGGACGAAAAGGCCATGGCCGCCTCCACGCAGGAGATCGTGGCGAGGCTGCAGAGCCTGGGGGCCGAGGCGGTGAACCCGTCCATCAAGGGGCTTTACCCGGGCCGCATCGCAGCCTTCCGCGAGGCCGGGTTCGAGGTCAACGTCTACACCGTGAATCGCGAGGAAGACATGCACCGGCTGGCCCGCGAGGGTGCGGCCGGAATAATCACCGACTTTCCGGCCCGGGCCCTCGCGGTGCTGGAAGCATTCAGGCAGGAGATGAAATGA